A window of Cucurbita pepo subsp. pepo cultivar mu-cu-16 chromosome LG06, ASM280686v2, whole genome shotgun sequence contains these coding sequences:
- the LOC111796958 gene encoding putative tRNA pseudouridine synthase Pus10 produces the protein MANEQDEVAADLEATLLSSAAQQAISPNDELHVLNDAVPQMPSYVTKDLLSIGVCIPCIIRLSGIERHHYSFSLSVPIVGSDKEAIDDDIDRNICCLCLGILQFSYIDDKGNFVKCKGVDDLAVSISELVKKEGHQIDNFSLEVSIPSIILENEKLVWLYLKRKYGSEHWFQGKPPPISLSAKDALKICITKPLETLLDCKSSSSGLRIRLTYSHPKASNSNGSSNKRQQDGCKMRKIACNDETLDISKYGANSVADNCFNPSQEVELSKCFEFPQEKINEPCHLALICYRTSIYLIGRYIKYSRNVSQTRWVIGDERMGEASVEEILGNNILPLCRGDSYKFHAAGREDLDVRMLGSGRPFLVEIQNARLLPSEMIINEIESKINGSKNKLIGVRNLKVVGSEGWAFVQEGEAEKQKQYAALVWTSRPLEDDDLLSISSLKDLKILQRTPIRVLHRRSPLEREKIIHWMRIEKVAESSQYYLLHLCTQAGTYIKEFVHGDLGRTHPSIGSILSCRAEILQLDVTDIKMDGHLAE, from the exons ATGGCCAACGAACAGGACGAAGTGGCTGCTGATCTTGAGGCGACACTACTTTCTTCCGCCGCTCAACAAGCCATTTCTCCGAATGATGAACTGCACGTTCTTAACGATGCCGTCCCGCAGATGCCTTCTTACGTGACGAAAGACCTGTTGTCGATTGGA GTATGCATACCCTGCATCATTCGGCTATCTGGCATTGAAAGGCACCATTATTCCTTCTCACTGTCGGTACCAATCGTAGGTTCTGACAAGGAGGCAATTGATGATGATATTGATAGAAACATTTGCTGCCTATGTTTAGGTATTTTGCAGTTCAGTTATATTGATGACAAAGGTAACTTCGTAAAATGTAAGGGAGTTGATGATTTAGCTGTCTCAATTTCCGAGCTGGTAAAGAAAGAAGGCCATCAGattgataatttttctcttGAGGTGTCAATTCCTTCGATCATTCTGGAGAATGAGAAGCTTGTTTG GCtgtatttgaaaagaaaatatgggTCTGAACACTGGTTCCAGGGCAAGCCTCCTCCTATATCTCTTTCGGCGAAAGATgcattaaaaatatgtataacAAAGCCTCTTGAAACTTTACTG GATTGCAAATCTAGTTCAAGTGGTCTGCGCATTCGGTTAACTTATAGTCATCCTAAAGCTTCAAACAGCAATGGTAGTTCCAACAAAAGACAACAGGACGGCTGCAAGATGAGAAAAATTG CTTGCAATGATGAAACCTTGGATATTTCGAAGTATGGTGCCAATTCTGTCGCTGATAATTGTTTCAATCCTTCACAAGAAGTTGAACTTTCTAAGTGCTTTGAATTTCCTCAAGAAAAG ATCAATGAACCATGCCATTTGGCTCTAATTTGTTATAGGACTTCAATCTACTTGATTGGCAGATACATTAAG TATTCAAGAAATGTGAGTCAAACACGGTGGGTAATCGGTGATGAGAGAATGGGAGAGGCATCTGTCGAG GAGATTCTAGGCAACAATATTCTCCCCCTCTGTCGGGGTGATAGTTACAAGTTCCATGCTGCTGGTAGAGAGGATCTCGAT GTTCGGATGTTGGGTTCAGGTAGACCTTTCCTGGTTGAGATACAGAATGCCCGTCTTCTCCCATCTGAGatgattataaatgaaattgagTCGAAGATAAATGgctcaaaaaataaattg ATTGGCGTAAGAAATCTGAAAGTGGTAGGCAGCGAGGGTTGGGCCTTCGTGCAAGAAGGAGAAGCAGAGAAGCAG AAGCAATATGCTGCACTTGTGTGGACGTCTCGCCCACTTGAGGATGATGATTTGTTGTCAATATCATCACTCAAAGACCTG AAAATTTTGCAGAGAACTCCAATAAGAGTGCTTCATCGCCGTAGTCCATTAGAACGTGAAAAGATCATCCACTG GATGAGGATTGAGAAGGTAGCTGAAAGTTCTCAGTATTATCTCCTGCATTTGTGTACCCag GCTGGAACGTACATTAAAGAATTTGTCCATGGAGATCTTGGTCGCACGCATCCCAG TATAGGATCTATTCTTAGTTGCAGAGCAGAGATTCTTCAGCTTGACGTTACGGATATAAAAATGGACGGCCATCTCGCTGAATAA
- the LOC111796956 gene encoding prolyl endopeptidase-like has product MIGPLLYPTARRDDSVVEDYHGVQIADPYRWLEDPDAEEVKEFVQEQVKLTESVLQKCDTREKLRAKITELFDHPRYEPPFKRGNKYFYNHNTGLQAQSVLYVQDSLDGEPEVLLDPNALSEDGTVSLSNLSVSKDAKYLAYGLSSSGSDWVTIKVMRIDDKKTEPDTLSWVKFSSISWTVDGKGFFYSRYPAPKEVGSLDAGTETNANLYHELYYHFLGSDQSDDVLCWRDQDHPKYLFSATVTDDGKYVLMEIEEGCDPVNKFYYCNISALPNGLEGFREKNELLPFTKLIDDFDAQYHAIANDDTLFTFITNKNAPKYKLVRVDLNDPSVWTELLPESEKDVLESACAVNGDQMIVSYLSDVKYVLQIRDLKSGSLLHQLPIDIGSVDGISARREDSLIFIGFTSFLTPGIIYQYNLESGTPDMKIFREIVVPGFDRSEFHVDQVFVRSKDGTKIPMFIVARKNIVLDGSHPCLLYGYGGFNINLTPYFSVSRTVLARHLGAVFCIANIRGGGEYGEEWHKAGSLAKKQNCFDDFISSAEYLVSAGYTQPSKLCIEGGSNGGLLVGACINQRPDLFGCALAHVGVMDMLRFHKFTIGHAWTSDYGCSDNEEEFKWLIKYSPLHNVKRPWEQHPDRLLQYPSTMLLTADHDDRVVPLHSLKLLATMQYILCTSLEKSPQTNPIIGRIECKAGHGAGRPTQKMIDEASDRYAFMAKMLAATWID; this is encoded by the exons ATGATCGGTCCATTGCTCTACCCTACCGCTCGCAGAGATGACTCTGTTGTGGAGGATTATCACGGCGTCCAGATCGCCGACCCTTACCGATG GCTTGAAGATCCTGACGCTGAGGAAGTGAAGGAGTTCGTGCAGGAACAGGTGAAATTGACGGAATCGGTGCTTCAGAAGTGTGATACTAGAGAAAAGCTCCGCGCGAAGATCACTGAACTCTTTGATCATCCGCGATATGAACCGCCGTTTAAGCGAGGGAATAAGTACTTCTACAATCACAATACTGGCCTTCAGGCGCAGAGTGTTCTCTATGTTCAG GATAGTTTGGATGGAGAACCTGAGGTTTTGCTGGATCCTAATGCGCTAAGCGAAGACGGAACAGTCTCGTTGAGTAATCTTTCCGTCAGCAAGGATGCAAAATACTTGGCGTATGGGCTTAGTTCAAGCGGCAGTGATTGGGTGACAATTAAGGTCATGCGAATCGATGATAAGAAAACTGAACCGGATACATTGTCATGG GTAAAGTTTTCTAGTATTAGTTGGACAGTTGACGGCAAAGGTTTTTTCTACAGCCGCTATCCTGCTCCCAA AGAAGTAGGAAGTTTAGATGCTGGTACTGAGACGAATGCAAATCTTTATCATGAATTATACTACCATTTCTTGGGAAGTGATCAATCTGATGATGTTTTATGTTGGAGAGATCAAGACCATCCTAAATACCTCTTTTCAGCCACTGTTACTGATGATGGAAAG tATGTCCTTATGGAAATTGAGGAGGGCTGTGATCCAGTCAACAAATTTTACTATTGTAACATATCGGCACTTCCTAATGGACTTGAAGGCTTCAGGGAGAAAAATGAGCTGCTTCCTTTTACAAAGCTTATTGATGACTTTGATGCTCAGTATCATGCCATTGCAAACGATGACACATTGTTCACCtttataacaaataaaaatgctCCAAAATATAAACTTGTGAGAGTGGATCTGAATGATCCTTCAGTTTGGACAGAATTACTTCCAGAATCTGAAAAGGACGTGCTAGAATCTGCTTGTGCTGTTAATGGCGATCAGATGATAGTGAGCTACTTGAGTGATGTTAAATATGTTCTGCAGATAAGGGACTTGAAGTCAGGTTCCTTGTTGCATCAGCTACCCATTGATATTGGCTCAGTTGATGGAATTTCTGCTAGGCGTGAAGATAGTCTAATTTTCATTGGGTTTACTAGCTTTCTTACACCTGGAATTATTTATCAGTATAATTTGGAGTCTGGGACTCCAGATATGAAGATATTCCGTGAAATTGTTGTTCCTGGATTTGACCGTTCAGAATTCCATGTTGACCAG GTTTTTGTGCGTAGCAAGGATGGAACAAAAATACCAATGTTCATTGTGGCCCGAAAGAATATTGTGTTGGATGGATCACACCCTTGCTTGCTATATGGGTATGGTGGATTTAACATTAACCTGACACCATATTTTAGTGTGAGTCGTACAGTACTTGCAAGGCATTTAGGTGCTGTTTTCTGCATAGCTAACATTCGTGGTGGTGGAGAATATGGGGAGGAATGGCACAAAGCAGGTTCTCTTGCAAAGAAGCAGAATTGCTTTGACGACTTCATTTCTTCTGCTGAATATCTTGTTTCTGCTGGTTATACCCAACCCAGTAAATTGTGCATTGAAGGTGGAAGCAACGGAGGGCTTCTCGTTGGAGCTTGCATCAATCAG AGACCCGATCTTTTTGGTTGTGCATTGGCTCATGTTGGTGTTATGGACATGCTGCGATTCCATAAGTTTACGATAG GTCATGCCTGGACTTCTGATTATGGTTGTTCGGACAACGAGGAAGAGTTCAAGTGGCTCATCAA GTATTCCCCGCTCCACAATGTCAAGAGGCCTTGGGAACAGCATCCTGATCGACTTCTGCAGTACCCATCAACCATGCTACTAACCGCCGATCACGATGACCGTGTTGTGCCATTGCATTCATTGAAGTTATTGGCG ACAATGCAATATATTCTGTGCACGAGCTTGGAGAAAAGCCCCCAAACCAACCCTATAATTGGTCGCATCGAGTGCAAGGCGGGCCATGGAGCCGGTCGGCCTACTCAGAAAATG ATCGACGAAGCATCTGATCGTTATGCCTTCATGGCCAAGATGTTGGCAGCGACGTGGATCGATTAG